A portion of the Esox lucius isolate fEsoLuc1 chromosome 20, fEsoLuc1.pri, whole genome shotgun sequence genome contains these proteins:
- the LOC106024821 gene encoding zinc finger protein 180 isoform X2, which translates to MSKIELLRVFLNQRLIAAAEEIFGVVEETIAEYQEEVSRTKEENGRLRSMLDVRTKPEIMLPLHRRGLEQLTVPESDEEDPSVQQESSSSLVLDLKPTHIKEEQEEPRTSHHDDYHVNEFINSYGCVTRDYCQDPTQSLHRTRYSVPSTSTKQFKTELYVENNILSEATNEPSAENGNGSVAQTHNRGHAVWTESGGPLSGAKLLKTKRTKTAKGQSSLISVKDRKSCHLKSNSTPCVSWDATPSCKVCGKQLDSMASLLDHVQTHTQDKERLCGVCGKLFQSTETMIDHLQTHNGAKCCHVCGKYFAWDAFLKRHLRSHTGEKPFRCHYCGKGFTQCGHLNLHMRSHTGEKPHQCQDCGKCFSQNTSLIVHMRTHTGEKPYMCPVCRKCFSTSSMLKRHQTAAHKQIGTMSASNGAALDSVLGEAHSEGLPEGQNLMIPFTGDENRGAD; encoded by the exons ATGTCTAAAATTGAGTTATTGAGAGTGTTTCTCAATCAGAGATTGATAGCCGCAGCTGAGGAGATATTTGGCGTCGTTGAAGAGACGATTGCGGAGTACCAAGAAGAGGTTTCTCGCACAAAGGAGGAGAACGGCCGATTACGGAGCATGCTGGATGTCCGTACTAAACCAGAGATAATGTTACCGTTACACAGACGAG GCCTTGAACAGCTCACTGTCCCTGAGTCTGATGAGGAGGATCCATCGGTGCAGCAGGAGTCCAGTTCAAGTCTAGTCCTGGACCTAAAGCCCACACACAttaaagaggaacaggaggaaccAAGGACTAGTCATCATGATGACTATCATGTCAATGAGTTTATCAATTCTTACGGGTGTGTGACAAGGGATTATTGTCAGGATCCAACTCAGTCATTACACAGAACAAGATACTCTGTACCAAGTACCTCAACTAAACAATTTAAAACAGAACTCTATgtggaaaacaacattttgtcagAAGCAACTAATGAGCCCTCGGCAGAAAATGGAAATGGCTCAGTAGCTCAGACTCATAACAGAGGACATGCTGTTTGGACAGAGAGTGGAGGACCTCTATCTGGTGCAAAACTGCTCAAAACAAAGAGAACAAAGACCGCAAAAGGACAAAGTTCCCTTATCAGTGTTAAGGACAGGAAATCATGCCATCTGAAATCAAATTCAACACCATGTGTAAGCTGGGATGCTACTCCAAGTTGTAAGGTATGTGGAAAGCAATTAGACTCAATGGCTTCTTTATTAGATCATgtccaaacacatacacaggaTAAAGAACGtctttgtggtgtgtgtggaaaATTATTTCAGTCCACAGAAACTATGATAGATCACCTGCAAACTCACAATGGAGCTAAGTGTTGTCATGTTTGTGGTAAGTATTTTGCCTGGGATGCCTTCCTGAAAAGGCATTTGCGAAGTCACACAGGCGAGAAACCGTTTCGCTGTCATTATTGTGGCAAAGGATTTACTCAATGTGGACACCTAAACTTACACATGAGGagccacacaggagagaaaccacaTCAGTGCCAGGATTGTGGCAAATGTTTCAGTCAGAACACTTCTCTAATAGTGCACATGAGGacgcacactggagagaaaccctaCATGTGTCCAGTGTGCCGAAAATGCTTTTCCACATCATCCATGTTAAAGAGACATCAGACTGCTGCGCACAAACAAATAGGTACCATGAGTGCATCCAATGGTGCAGCCCTAGATTCAGTCCTTGGGGAAGCACATTCGGAGGGTTTACCAGAAGGACAAAACCTGATGATACCATTCACGGGGGATGAGAATCGGGGAGCAGACTGA